One Mesorhizobium sp. L-2-11 genomic region harbors:
- the glgA gene encoding glycogen synthase GlgA, protein MQVLSVTPEIFPLIKTGGLADVTGALPIALAGKGVAMRTLVPGYPQIMDAFKKKKPVHHYPLLQGGKASVHAVQIAGLDLFVLDAPHLFDRPGGPYGNATGADWPDNWRRFAALSQVGGDIAGGAVSGYLPDIVHAHDWQSAMTLAYMRYGKAVGTPSMITVHNLAFQGQFGAGIFGELGLPAAAMALDGVEYYGGVGFLKAGLQAAWAITTVSPTYAQEIRSPEFGMGLDGLINMRSVDLYGIVNGIDTEIWNPETDKHLVSNYTARTLKARHPNRTAVEDRFNLDRDDSPIVCVVSRLTWQKGMDILATVVDGIVARGARLAILGSGDAGLEGALLAAAARHRGRIGVVVGYDEALSHTMQGGCDAIVIPSRFEPCGLTQLYGLRYGCVPVVARTGGLADTVIDANEAAISAGVATGFQFAPADPGALLHAIRRLVAGHANPTIWTSMQRQGMKADVSWDKSAEKYLELYRLLLSKRAV, encoded by the coding sequence ATGCAGGTCCTGTCGGTCACGCCCGAAATATTCCCTCTGATCAAGACTGGCGGGCTTGCCGACGTGACCGGCGCGTTGCCCATCGCGCTCGCCGGCAAGGGCGTGGCGATGCGCACGCTTGTTCCCGGCTATCCGCAGATCATGGATGCCTTCAAGAAGAAGAAACCCGTTCACCACTATCCGCTGCTGCAAGGCGGCAAGGCTTCGGTCCATGCCGTCCAGATCGCCGGGCTCGACCTGTTCGTGCTCGACGCACCGCACCTGTTCGATCGCCCCGGCGGCCCCTATGGCAATGCCACCGGCGCCGACTGGCCGGACAATTGGCGGCGTTTCGCGGCCCTGAGCCAGGTTGGCGGCGACATCGCCGGCGGCGCGGTCTCGGGCTACCTGCCGGACATCGTCCATGCACATGACTGGCAATCGGCGATGACGCTGGCCTATATGCGCTACGGCAAGGCGGTCGGCACGCCCTCGATGATCACCGTTCACAATCTCGCTTTCCAGGGCCAGTTCGGCGCCGGCATCTTTGGCGAACTCGGCTTGCCGGCGGCGGCCATGGCGCTCGACGGCGTCGAATATTATGGCGGCGTCGGTTTCCTCAAGGCTGGCCTGCAGGCCGCCTGGGCCATCACCACAGTCAGCCCGACCTATGCGCAGGAGATCCGCTCGCCGGAATTCGGCATGGGGCTCGATGGCCTCATCAACATGCGGTCCGTCGATCTCTATGGCATCGTCAACGGCATCGACACCGAGATATGGAACCCTGAAACCGACAAGCATCTGGTTTCCAACTACACGGCCAGGACATTGAAGGCGCGGCACCCCAACCGGACCGCCGTCGAGGATCGATTCAACCTTGACCGCGACGACAGTCCGATCGTCTGCGTGGTCAGCCGGCTCACCTGGCAGAAGGGAATGGACATCCTGGCAACGGTCGTCGACGGGATTGTTGCGAGGGGTGCCCGCCTGGCGATCCTGGGGTCCGGCGACGCCGGCCTCGAAGGCGCGCTGCTGGCCGCCGCCGCCCGCCATCGCGGTCGCATCGGCGTCGTCGTCGGTTATGACGAGGCGCTTTCCCACACCATGCAGGGCGGCTGTGACGCAATCGTCATCCCGTCGCGTTTCGAGCCTTGCGGACTGACGCAGCTTTACGGCCTGCGCTATGGCTGCGTGCCGGTCGTCGCCCGCACCGGCGGTCTTGCCGACACCGTCATCGACGCCAATGAAGCGGCGATTTCGGCAGGTGTGGCGACCGGCTTCCAGTTCGCACCTGCCGATCCCGGCGCCTTGCTGCACGCCATCCGCCGGCTGGTCGCGGGGCACGCCAACCCCACGATCTGGACGTCGATGCAGCGGCAAGGCATGAAGGCCGATGTCTCGTGGGACAAAAGCGCAGAAAAATACCTCGAACTCTATCGCTTGCTGCTTTCGAAAAGGGCTGTCTGA